Genomic window (Mycolicibacterium smegmatis):
GACGTAACGCAGGCTGGGCAGTTCGATATCGGCGAAACCCACGCTGTCCAGGAGGTCGAATGTGTAGGGGACCCCCGCGAACGACGTCGCCCCGGTCGCGCGCGCCAGGTCCCAGAATCCGGCGTCCACCACCGACAATCCGGTGACGACCACCGTCGCACCCTGCGTCAGATGGCTGTGCAGCACCGAGAGCCCGTAACAGTAGGACAACGGCAGCACCGTCATCGCCCGATCGGAGCCGTCGATTCCCAGGTACTGCGCGATCGCGCGGGCGTTGCTGTCGAGGTTCGCGTGGCTCAGGCGCACCAATTTCGGTGAGCCGGTCGATCCCGATGTGGACAGCAGGAGCGCCAGGTCGGGATGCAGCTCATGCCGTGTAGTCAGGCGGCGCCGGTGCACTGTCCACCCGTCTGCACCGTCGGTACCGATCACCACGTCGGGGTCGTATGCCGCCACTAGTGCGTCACGAGAGTCGGCGTTGGACGCCACCAGCACCACGTGCCCCGCACGCAACGCGGCCAGGTAGCTCACGATCGCCTCGACCGTGTTCCTCAGCTCGATCAGCACCAGGCAGCGGGCCATATCACACAGCTGTGACTCTGCCGAAACACGCGCGGAGAGTTCGGCATACGTGATGGTGCGCCGGTCGGTGATCAGGGCCGGGTGGTCTGAATGTTCATCCCACCCGTCGAGAAAACCCGCCCCACTCGCACCTGCCGTGCCGCGCACAGCAAATATTGTGTCAGCATCTGGCGTCGACCGTCACCGACTCAGCGAACTTGCCCCGAGTATGAATAACTTGCCTTTCGTCGTGACACCGGTGATGTAGAGTCCGTTGCCAGCAAGCGCCTCGCGTTTCCACAGCATCTTGGCGATGAGCGCCCCGGTAGCGGCAGAGGGTGCGTCCCATACGATCTGCCGCCCCACATGCGAACGAGATGCGAATGAAGAGCACTGACGAATCCCCTTACGACGCAATCGTCGTGGGTTCCGGCGCGGCAGGGTCCTGGGCGGCCAAAGAGCTGACCGAAAGTGGTCTGCGAGTGGTCCTGCTGGAGGCCGGTCGGGCTGTTGATCCCGCGAGGGATTTTCCCGCTGAGGCGCCGACGGGCGCCATCGGGATGGCGAGCCGCGCAAAAGCCGCCGTCAGCGGCCAATTCGTCCAGGCGCAGTGCGCGGCATTCTTCGAGACCACCAAGCACTTCTACGTCAACGACCGGCAGAACCCGTACACCACAACGCCTGGTAAACGGTTTCTCTGGTATCGCGGCCGCCAACTCGGGGGCCGTCTGCACACATGGTCCAGGCATGTTCCGCGGATGTCGGACAACGAATTCAAATCCGCGAGCCTGCGTGGGCACGGCATCGACTGGCCGATCTCGTACGAGGACGTGGCGCCGTTCTACGACATCGTCGAACAGACGCTCGGCGTCCACGGCGCCCCTTCGGGCATCGCTTCCTGCCCCGACGGGAAATTCCTCGGACCCGCGAAAACCACGCAGATAGAGGAGAAGTTCAAGACCAGCCTCGAGAACCGCTTACCGAACGTGCGTGTGACCTACGGAAGAACTGTCAGGTACGACCGGGAAAGAATCCCGCTGCCGCTACGCCTCGCCATGGGTACCGGAAACCTCGAGATCCGTACCGACGCCGTCGTACGCCGCCTGATGATCGATCCACGGACCGGGAAAGCCGTGGGCGTCGACTACGTCGACCGGAGCACCGGCGCGGCGCAAGCCGTTCACGGCAGGGTGGTCGTGCTGTGCGCGTCGGCGATCGAAAGCGTCAGGATCCTTCTGAATTCAAGAACCGCAACGCATCCCGCCGGTGTGGGCAACTCGTCCGGCCATCTCGGCAGGTACGTATGTGATCACGTCGCCTACGCGCAGAGCGGCAGCGTTGCCGAACACGAGATCGAACCAAGTCCCGCCGAAGACGGGTTCGACTTCGCCGCGACCGGTCTGTACATCCCGAATTTCTGCGACCCTGCCGCCGTCGGATTTCCCGGTGGCTATGGTATTCAGATCGGCATCGGACGTGGTAAGCCGACCTGGAGCATGTACGCCCTCGGGGAGATGCAACCGCGGTTCGACAACCGGGTGTCACTGGACCCCAGGGTCACCGATGCGTGGGGCGTGCCGGCCGCGCGGATCGAGTGCAGCCACTCCCCTGACGAGGT
Coding sequences:
- a CDS encoding GMC oxidoreductase → MKSTDESPYDAIVVGSGAAGSWAAKELTESGLRVVLLEAGRAVDPARDFPAEAPTGAIGMASRAKAAVSGQFVQAQCAAFFETTKHFYVNDRQNPYTTTPGKRFLWYRGRQLGGRLHTWSRHVPRMSDNEFKSASLRGHGIDWPISYEDVAPFYDIVEQTLGVHGAPSGIASCPDGKFLGPAKTTQIEEKFKTSLENRLPNVRVTYGRTVRYDRERIPLPLRLAMGTGNLEIRTDAVVRRLMIDPRTGKAVGVDYVDRSTGAAQAVHGRVVVLCASAIESVRILLNSRTATHPAGVGNSSGHLGRYVCDHVAYAQSGSVAEHEIEPSPAEDGFDFAATGLYIPNFCDPAAVGFPGGYGIQIGIGRGKPTWSMYALGEMQPRFDNRVSLDPRVTDAWGVPAARIECSHSPDEVRMVGHMRSTIREIATAGGLPVENDHDLGRRSIALRLLRSRFFTDYGAYWPGAAVHESGGARMGERPDNSVLNPYCQVWDADNVFVTDGACFVSSGFQNHTLTMMALTVRACRFIAEDYLKH